A region from the Riemerella anatipestifer genome encodes:
- a CDS encoding aldehyde dehydrogenase, protein METSKAEISVLVQKQKAFFATQQTKAIDFRLKQLSLLKQAILKYQPEIEEALWKDLHKSKEEVYLTEISIVLNEINYHLKKIKNWARPKRIWSPISVLPASSCIIYEPLGVTLIISPWNYPFQLLINPLVGAISSGCCALLKTSPDAPHLANVVEKMLTEYFPKEYITLVKGGRETNTYLLEERFDFIFFTGSPSLGKVVMKAAAENLTPIVLELGGKSPCIVDKDANLNLAAKRIAWGKLINAGQTCIAPDYLWVHRSVKKELLEKIAYHIKEMYGSDVKSSPFYPRIVNDKSVERLSKFLNEGNIYLGGEVDSSQKYIAPTIIDNVEPHFAIMQEEIFGPLLPVMTFDHIDEPISYINQHEKPLALYYFGKTKTAKEVISKTSSGGGCINDTLMHIANHHLPFGGVGNSGMGKYHGKYSFLAFSNERAIVKTPTFLDLPFKYVPFKFFEWVKKMI, encoded by the coding sequence AAGCCGAAATATCAGTACTCGTCCAAAAACAAAAAGCATTTTTTGCGACTCAACAAACCAAAGCTATTGATTTTAGACTAAAGCAATTATCTCTACTAAAACAAGCCATACTAAAGTATCAACCCGAAATAGAAGAAGCCTTATGGAAAGATTTACACAAATCTAAAGAAGAGGTTTACCTTACAGAAATTAGCATTGTTCTCAACGAAATTAATTATCATTTAAAAAAAATAAAAAATTGGGCTCGCCCTAAGAGGATTTGGTCGCCCATTTCGGTACTTCCTGCATCTAGCTGTATCATCTACGAACCTTTGGGTGTGACCCTTATTATCTCTCCGTGGAATTACCCATTCCAACTTCTTATCAATCCTCTTGTAGGAGCCATTTCCTCTGGCTGTTGTGCTTTACTAAAAACCTCTCCTGACGCTCCACATCTTGCTAATGTAGTGGAGAAAATGCTAACAGAATATTTTCCAAAAGAGTACATTACCCTCGTTAAAGGTGGACGAGAAACCAACACCTACTTGTTAGAGGAACGTTTTGATTTTATTTTCTTTACAGGAAGTCCATCTCTAGGAAAAGTGGTTATGAAAGCGGCGGCAGAAAATTTAACGCCCATTGTTTTAGAATTGGGTGGTAAAAGCCCTTGTATTGTGGATAAAGATGCAAACCTTAACCTTGCTGCTAAAAGAATTGCGTGGGGAAAACTCATCAATGCTGGACAAACTTGCATCGCCCCAGATTATCTTTGGGTACACCGTTCAGTAAAAAAAGAGCTTCTTGAAAAAATAGCTTACCACATTAAAGAAATGTATGGTTCTGATGTTAAATCTAGCCCTTTTTACCCTCGTATTGTAAATGATAAATCAGTAGAAAGGCTTTCTAAGTTTCTTAATGAAGGAAATATCTATTTAGGTGGAGAAGTAGATTCCAGCCAAAAATACATCGCTCCAACTATTATAGATAATGTAGAGCCTCACTTCGCTATTATGCAAGAGGAAATTTTTGGACCATTGTTACCTGTAATGACATTTGACCATATTGATGAACCTATCTCGTACATCAACCAACATGAAAAGCCATTAGCATTGTATTATTTTGGTAAAACTAAAACTGCTAAAGAGGTAATTTCAAAAACAAGTTCGGGTGGAGGTTGTATCAACGATACACTTATGCATATTGCCAATCATCATCTTCCTTTCGGTGGTGTTGGGAATAGTGGTATGGGCAAGTACCACGGAAAGTACAGTTTTCTAGCCTTCAGTAATGAAAGAGCTATCGTAAAAACGCCTACATTTTTAGACCTTCCGTTCAAGTATGTTCCATTTAAGTTTTTTGAAT